Proteins encoded within one genomic window of Geotalea daltonii FRC-32:
- the ffh gene encoding signal recognition particle protein — protein MFDTLSDKLESVFKKLRGQGVMTEDNVKEALREVRLALLEADVNFKVVKDFIERVREKAVGTLVLQSLSPGQQVVKIVHDELVALMGGGEDNSLDLAAKPPVSIMMVGLQGAGKTTSCGKLAKLLKSQRRKPLLVPADIYRPAAIEQLKILGRQLSIEVFDSQADQKPVDICSKALKYAQLSGFDTVIFDTAGRHQIDDYLMDELVQIREAAEPREILFVADAMTGQEAVNVAAGFDERLGITGVVLTKLDGDAKGGAALSIKAVTGKPVKFVGLGEKLDALEVFHADRLVSRILGMGDVLTLIEKAQSTFDTKEAERLQKKLKKSNFDLDDFKAQLQQLKKMGSLESIMGMIPGMGKMMKQMQGAQPSEKELKRIEAIIDSMTRQERANHQMINGSRRLRIAKGSGTSVQEVNQLLKRFTEAQKVVKQLQKLGPKGLMKGMGKGMFPF, from the coding sequence ATGTTTGATACCCTTTCCGATAAACTAGAATCGGTCTTTAAAAAACTGCGCGGTCAGGGAGTCATGACCGAAGACAATGTCAAGGAAGCCTTGCGTGAAGTGCGTCTGGCCTTACTTGAGGCAGATGTCAACTTCAAGGTCGTAAAGGATTTTATCGAGCGGGTCCGGGAAAAGGCCGTCGGCACACTTGTTCTGCAGAGCCTTTCTCCCGGCCAGCAGGTGGTCAAGATAGTCCATGATGAGTTAGTCGCTCTAATGGGTGGTGGCGAGGACAACAGCCTCGATCTGGCTGCCAAACCGCCGGTATCGATCATGATGGTCGGCCTTCAGGGTGCAGGAAAAACTACCAGCTGCGGAAAGCTGGCCAAGTTGCTGAAGTCCCAGCGCAGGAAGCCGCTTCTGGTCCCAGCTGACATTTATCGTCCGGCGGCAATCGAGCAGCTGAAAATCCTGGGCAGGCAGCTGTCCATTGAGGTATTCGACTCGCAGGCTGACCAGAAGCCGGTTGATATCTGCAGCAAGGCGCTGAAATACGCCCAACTTTCCGGCTTCGATACGGTCATTTTCGACACTGCCGGTCGTCATCAGATCGATGATTATCTGATGGACGAGCTTGTGCAGATCCGCGAGGCTGCAGAGCCCCGCGAAATCCTCTTCGTTGCCGATGCCATGACCGGCCAGGAAGCTGTCAACGTGGCGGCCGGTTTTGATGAGCGATTGGGCATAACCGGCGTAGTATTGACCAAGCTGGATGGTGATGCAAAGGGTGGAGCAGCCCTTTCCATCAAGGCTGTCACCGGCAAGCCGGTCAAATTCGTCGGCCTCGGGGAGAAGCTGGATGCCCTTGAGGTGTTCCATGCCGACCGCCTTGTGTCGCGCATTCTCGGTATGGGGGATGTGCTGACCCTGATCGAAAAGGCCCAGTCTACCTTCGATACAAAGGAGGCCGAGCGTCTCCAGAAAAAGCTCAAGAAGAGCAATTTCGACCTGGATGACTTCAAGGCTCAACTGCAGCAGCTGAAAAAGATGGGTTCTCTGGAATCTATCATGGGGATGATCCCAGGCATGGGCAAAATGATGAAGCAGATGCAGGGTGCCCAGCCGAGCGAGAAGGAGCTGAAGCGCATCGAGGCCATCATCGATTCCATGACCCGCCAGGAACGGGCGAACCATCAGATGATAAACGGCAGCCGCAGGCTGCGCATTGCAAAGGGAAGTGGCACATCTGTGCAAGAGGTAAACCAGCTGCTCAAGCGCTTCACCGAGGCGCAGAAGGTGGTCAAGCAGTTGCAGAAGCTGGGTCCGAAAGGTCTTATGAAAGGCATGGGCAAAGGGATGTTCCCCTTTTAA
- a CDS encoding FUSC family protein has product MNSRKKDLLVLGALLVLLILFFSKILFTDKIIRAPDIMNEFYWGVEWVKKGDFWSLFNVDLHAAWDKFVNGGTTDEGGGVSNQFLIYRSLILYLFPAPSCVAWFIVFQLFFGAAGTYCYCRLIGVGRLGSFLGGLIFAVAPENASLINAGHVMKIATISFAPWAFYFFEKGFLSRRVFFFLATAVVLALQFFNTHWQVAYYTCLGIGIYGIIRSIGILVHESQDGKRDMARLLGLNLVTMLFFLSTVAISLVPLSNWAKDTNRGVHSGANQGKGGLDREEAMSWSMPPEEVTAFVIPGAFGISRQEAGANPANISAYYWGRMVFTQTLTYMGLLPWLLLPLPLLFRRDKYTWLALCAIVGGILFSMGKYTPVYQILYDYFPGIDRFRVPKMMMFLPVFGLGVIAARGMDCILDRDVRDSRIFKRYAMGVLAVPVVLLVLLVVETLGKEYWISTFHEMLAQPTRYESGADLIVRRWRNLVNETAIAAMLAGLSAAVICLAAFGKNSMRYVPILLVALYLADVGRIDNKFMFLVNVPEKVKGAKTPAIEYLIKANKGNRVLPMDGSDPMQYVANKIPVMFTSNPVQKKRWQDFLEVFSLGSPLPDLMNVQYLILSQEQYLQEKNQLSAKYLPVYESPDGSQVVLENRQVFPKGWLVSSVLTLPDPQQRLMVLNNPSVDLRTVAIVESPPPVSLAGPVPADGPVGEVNVTGNSGEELTVISHVTRNSLLVLGEKYDKGWKATVDGKETEIYPVNHVLRGIYLTPGKHTVEMRFDPLPFKIGKYLTLASFAFFILMLARELFLQQKGPHRGLQQ; this is encoded by the coding sequence ATGAATTCACGAAAAAAAGACCTGCTGGTGTTGGGCGCCCTGCTGGTGCTCCTTATTCTCTTCTTCTCCAAGATCCTTTTTACGGACAAGATTATCCGGGCGCCGGACATCATGAATGAATTTTACTGGGGTGTGGAGTGGGTCAAGAAGGGGGACTTCTGGAGCTTGTTCAACGTCGACTTGCATGCGGCCTGGGATAAATTCGTCAACGGCGGCACTACCGACGAGGGGGGGGGAGTTTCCAACCAGTTTCTCATATACCGGTCCCTGATCCTTTATCTCTTTCCTGCACCTTCCTGTGTTGCTTGGTTTATCGTTTTCCAGCTTTTCTTCGGCGCAGCAGGAACTTATTGCTATTGTCGTCTGATCGGCGTCGGCAGGCTTGGGTCATTCCTCGGAGGGCTTATCTTTGCCGTTGCCCCTGAGAATGCATCCCTCATCAATGCCGGTCATGTAATGAAGATTGCCACCATCTCATTTGCCCCCTGGGCATTTTATTTTTTCGAGAAGGGATTTCTCAGTCGGCGGGTCTTTTTCTTTCTTGCCACTGCTGTTGTTCTGGCGCTTCAGTTTTTCAACACCCACTGGCAGGTTGCCTATTACACGTGCCTCGGTATTGGCATATACGGCATTATCCGCTCCATTGGCATCTTGGTTCATGAGAGCCAGGATGGAAAGCGGGACATGGCAAGGCTCTTGGGGCTGAACCTTGTGACCATGCTGTTCTTTCTGTCAACGGTTGCCATTTCTCTGGTTCCGTTGTCCAACTGGGCCAAGGACACCAATCGTGGCGTTCACAGTGGTGCGAATCAGGGGAAGGGGGGACTTGATCGGGAGGAAGCCATGTCCTGGTCGATGCCACCGGAAGAAGTTACCGCTTTCGTCATTCCGGGAGCTTTTGGCATTTCCCGCCAGGAGGCCGGTGCGAATCCCGCCAATATTTCTGCTTATTACTGGGGACGGATGGTCTTCACCCAGACTCTTACCTACATGGGATTGCTGCCGTGGTTGTTGCTGCCGCTGCCGCTGTTGTTCAGGAGGGATAAGTATACTTGGCTGGCCCTGTGTGCCATTGTCGGTGGCATCCTTTTTTCCATGGGGAAATACACCCCGGTCTACCAGATTCTTTATGACTATTTTCCAGGCATAGACCGGTTCCGGGTGCCGAAGATGATGATGTTTCTGCCGGTCTTCGGCCTTGGTGTCATTGCGGCCCGTGGGATGGATTGCATCCTTGACCGGGATGTGCGAGATAGCCGCATCTTCAAGCGATACGCCATGGGAGTGCTGGCGGTGCCCGTGGTTCTTCTTGTTCTGCTGGTTGTTGAGACCTTGGGTAAAGAATACTGGATCTCAACATTCCATGAAATGTTGGCCCAGCCGACCCGCTATGAGAGCGGAGCTGATCTGATTGTCCGGCGCTGGCGGAATCTGGTCAACGAAACAGCCATAGCAGCCATGCTTGCGGGTCTTTCGGCTGCAGTCATATGTCTTGCAGCCTTCGGGAAAAACAGCATGCGGTATGTTCCCATCCTGCTGGTCGCCCTTTACCTGGCAGACGTGGGGCGCATTGACAACAAGTTCATGTTCCTGGTCAATGTTCCGGAAAAGGTCAAGGGGGCTAAGACTCCAGCTATTGAATATCTGATAAAAGCAAACAAGGGAAATCGCGTTCTGCCCATGGACGGCTCTGATCCAATGCAGTATGTGGCCAATAAAATACCGGTCATGTTCACTTCCAACCCGGTGCAAAAAAAGCGCTGGCAGGATTTTCTCGAAGTTTTTTCCCTGGGTTCGCCCCTGCCGGATTTGATGAATGTGCAGTATCTTATCCTTAGTCAAGAACAATATCTGCAGGAAAAAAATCAGTTGAGTGCAAAGTACCTGCCGGTCTATGAGTCACCGGACGGTTCCCAGGTTGTATTGGAAAACCGCCAAGTATTTCCCAAGGGGTGGCTTGTTTCGTCTGTGCTGACGCTACCTGATCCCCAGCAGCGTTTGATGGTGCTGAATAATCCATCCGTGGATTTGCGCACCGTGGCTATTGTTGAATCCCCTCCGCCTGTTTCTCTGGCTGGCCCGGTGCCGGCAGATGGACCGGTCGGAGAGGTAAATGTCACTGGTAACTCAGGAGAAGAGCTTACAGTGATCAGTCATGTGACCCGCAACTCATTGCTCGTTCTGGGCGAAAAGTATGATAAAGGCTGGAAAGCTACGGTCGACGGCAAAGAAACTGAAATCTATCCGGTTAATCATGTGCTGCGGGGCATTTACCTGACGCCGGGCAAACATACCGTGGAGATGCGTTTTGATCCGCTTCCGTTCAAGATCGGCAAGTATCTGACACTTGCTTCGTTTGCCTTTTTCATCCTTATGCTGGCCAGAGAGCTTTTTTTGCAGCAGAAAGGACCGCATCGAGGTTTGCAGCAATGA
- a CDS encoding glycosyltransferase family 2 protein, whose amino-acid sequence MLNGKKIAVVLPAYNAAKTLEMTYREIPSEFVDEVVLVDDASRDDTAEVARRLGIRTIVHENNRGYGGNQKTCYRTALELGADIVIMLHPDYQYTPRLITAMAAMIAYGEFDAVLASRILGVGALKGGMPLYKYVANRFLTFFENLMLGHKLSEYHTGYRAFSREVLERLPLHANSEDFVFDNQMLAQIVWFGYRIGEVSCPTKYFEEASSINFRRSVVYGLGVLKTALQFRLAKVGLCRVRIFNI is encoded by the coding sequence ATGCTGAATGGTAAAAAAATTGCGGTAGTGCTTCCTGCCTATAATGCGGCGAAGACACTGGAGATGACCTACCGGGAGATTCCCTCTGAATTTGTCGATGAGGTGGTACTCGTCGATGACGCCAGCCGTGATGATACTGCCGAAGTTGCGCGCCGCCTTGGAATCAGGACCATTGTCCACGAAAACAACAGGGGGTACGGCGGAAATCAGAAGACCTGTTACAGAACGGCGCTTGAACTGGGTGCTGATATCGTGATCATGCTCCACCCGGACTATCAATATACTCCCCGGCTGATTACGGCCATGGCTGCCATGATCGCCTACGGCGAATTCGATGCTGTGCTCGCTTCGCGCATTCTTGGCGTCGGCGCACTCAAAGGTGGAATGCCCCTTTACAAATACGTCGCCAATCGTTTTCTAACCTTCTTTGAAAACCTGATGCTGGGTCACAAGCTTTCCGAATACCACACCGGTTATAGGGCTTTTTCCCGCGAAGTTCTGGAAAGGCTTCCCCTGCATGCAAACTCGGAGGATTTCGTCTTCGACAACCAGATGCTGGCCCAAATCGTCTGGTTTGGTTACCGCATCGGCGAGGTCAGTTGCCCCACCAAATATTTCGAAGAGGCATCATCCATAAACTTTCGCCGTAGCGTTGTATATGGCTTGGGTGTTTTGAAGACAGCCCTGCAGTTCAGATTGGCAAAGGTCGGGCTATGCAGGGTCCGGATCTTTAACATTTAA
- a CDS encoding glycosyltransferase family 4 protein: MKIVFLAPFGIRPKGTLIARMVPLAAELQLLGHEVVIIAPPYTNPEDSGKTETVRGVRLHNIALGPRNKIMAAPILAWRMFRAALAEKPAIIHLFKPKGYGGLAAMLHLVLQKAGLRLPPVFVDTDDWEGSGGMNELHAYSSLEKKFYCFQEQWLIRLAVGVTVASRALQAMVVPFAGEGRKVLYLPNCVSAAPGGDGESLRQRLDMGTEVPVLLLYTRFFEFSQEKLYWLFSEIKRRVPGVRFAVVGKGRKGEETALVEAAAAKGFADSLVMPGWVEPGEILHYLAAADVAIYPFADTLVNRCKCPAKLTELLVAGLPVVADRVGQVVEYMNPQLDHLLCDPEDWPAMVERVVTLLNDPLQRRVQGDLGRRYILQNFNWRSWALQLSRYYEECI, encoded by the coding sequence ATGAAAATCGTCTTCCTGGCCCCCTTCGGTATCCGCCCCAAGGGCACGCTCATTGCCCGCATGGTGCCGTTGGCTGCTGAATTGCAGCTTCTTGGTCATGAAGTGGTTATCATTGCTCCGCCGTATACAAATCCGGAAGACTCGGGAAAAACGGAGACGGTGCGCGGGGTTCGGCTCCATAACATTGCCCTTGGCCCGAGGAACAAAATCATGGCCGCTCCCATCCTGGCTTGGAGGATGTTCCGTGCCGCGCTGGCTGAAAAGCCTGCCATTATCCATCTCTTCAAGCCGAAGGGGTATGGCGGGCTGGCTGCCATGCTCCACCTTGTTCTGCAAAAGGCAGGACTGCGTCTTCCTCCCGTATTTGTCGACACCGATGACTGGGAGGGCTCGGGAGGGATGAATGAGCTGCATGCCTATTCATCCTTGGAAAAAAAGTTCTACTGCTTTCAGGAACAGTGGTTGATAAGGCTGGCTGTGGGGGTGACTGTGGCCAGCCGTGCTCTGCAGGCCATGGTGGTGCCCTTTGCCGGCGAAGGCAGGAAGGTATTGTATCTTCCCAACTGCGTTTCTGCTGCACCCGGCGGAGATGGCGAGTCCTTGCGCCAACGGTTGGATATGGGCACAGAGGTACCTGTTCTGCTCCTCTACACCCGTTTCTTCGAGTTCAGCCAGGAGAAGCTGTACTGGCTCTTCAGCGAAATTAAGCGGCGTGTACCGGGTGTCCGTTTTGCCGTCGTCGGCAAAGGGCGCAAAGGTGAGGAAACGGCACTTGTCGAGGCTGCTGCGGCAAAAGGTTTTGCCGATTCCCTGGTTATGCCGGGATGGGTGGAGCCTGGGGAAATCCTCCATTACCTGGCAGCAGCGGACGTGGCCATCTATCCCTTTGCCGATACCCTGGTTAACCGTTGCAAATGCCCGGCAAAATTAACGGAACTCCTTGTCGCTGGGCTACCGGTGGTTGCAGACAGGGTTGGCCAGGTGGTTGAATATATGAACCCGCAGCTCGATCATTTGTTATGCGACCCGGAGGATTGGCCGGCGATGGTGGAACGGGTTGTGACACTACTCAATGACCCGCTCCAGAGACGCGTGCAAGGGGATCTGGGTCGCCGGTACATCCTGCAGAATTTCAACTGGCGTTCATGGGCATTGCAATTGAGCCGTTACTACGAGGAGTGCATTTAA
- the rpsP gene encoding 30S ribosomal protein S16 — MATKIRLARAGAKKKPFYQVVVADERCKRDGRFIENVGTYDPNQNPAVFKLEEGKTLEWLGKGAQPTDTVKQILKKAGIWEKFVSKLA, encoded by the coding sequence ATGGCAACAAAAATCAGGCTGGCACGGGCCGGCGCAAAGAAGAAACCATTCTATCAGGTTGTGGTTGCAGACGAGCGCTGCAAAAGGGATGGTCGTTTTATCGAGAATGTCGGTACCTATGACCCCAATCAGAATCCTGCCGTTTTCAAACTGGAAGAGGGAAAGACTCTTGAATGGCTTGGCAAGGGCGCACAGCCTACCGATACCGTAAAGCAGATCCTTAAAAAGGCCGGTATCTGGGAAAAGTTCGTCTCGAAGCTTGCTTAA
- a CDS encoding DUF721 domain-containing protein — protein sequence MTDKRPRMKRPAAIADLLAEIFQDKPAGKRLKEGKIWLVWERSVGEQIAARARPAAFRDGTLTISVDNAPWMQQLTYLKEEIIARLNKNIGDEMVKEIYLKAGSAPLSNPHESPVPRQCRILTLEERQKIEENAAVISDPELREVISRLMGTHLKRN from the coding sequence TTGACTGACAAACGTCCAAGGATGAAGCGTCCGGCAGCAATCGCCGATCTGCTTGCAGAAATCTTTCAGGATAAGCCCGCCGGCAAGCGCCTGAAGGAGGGTAAAATCTGGCTGGTCTGGGAGAGATCGGTCGGAGAACAGATAGCCGCCCGCGCCAGACCGGCAGCATTCCGCGATGGCACGCTGACCATATCCGTTGACAATGCCCCATGGATGCAGCAGTTGACCTATCTTAAAGAAGAGATCATTGCCAGGCTCAATAAAAATATCGGTGATGAGATGGTGAAGGAAATCTACCTCAAAGCGGGCAGCGCCCCCTTGTCTAATCCCCATGAATCACCGGTCCCAAGACAGTGTAGAATCCTGACGCTTGAAGAACGGCAAAAGATCGAAGAGAATGCGGCGGTTATCTCAGATCCCGAACTGAGGGAAGTCATTTCAAGACTCATGGGCACCCATCTGAAAAGAAACTAA
- the trmD gene encoding tRNA (guanosine(37)-N1)-methyltransferase TrmD, which translates to MKFDVLTLFPGMFEGPLTESILKRAREKGLIDVALHNIRDFAFDRHSVTDDYPYGGGAGMVMKVEPLAACVEHAQAGSPEARVILTTPHGRPFSHAVAAELAREEALIIICGRYEGVDERVRELFVDDEISLGDFVLTGGEMAAMVIIDAVSRLVPGVLGSEESAINDSFADGLLEYPQYTRPSEFRGLEVPKVLLSGNHQEIEMWRRHKSLEATALLRPDLLQSAKLTNGDRKYLEKSSKDAR; encoded by the coding sequence ATGAAATTTGATGTACTGACCCTGTTTCCGGGCATGTTCGAAGGGCCGCTTACCGAAAGTATCCTGAAACGTGCCAGAGAAAAAGGCCTGATAGATGTGGCTCTCCATAATATCCGTGACTTCGCCTTTGACCGGCATAGTGTTACGGACGATTACCCCTATGGCGGTGGCGCCGGTATGGTCATGAAGGTTGAGCCGCTCGCTGCATGCGTTGAGCACGCTCAGGCTGGCAGTCCCGAAGCGCGTGTCATCCTTACCACCCCCCACGGTCGGCCCTTCAGTCATGCAGTTGCCGCGGAACTGGCACGGGAAGAAGCGCTGATCATCATCTGCGGCCGGTATGAAGGGGTGGATGAGCGGGTGCGGGAACTTTTCGTTGACGACGAGATTTCCCTTGGCGATTTTGTGCTGACTGGCGGCGAGATGGCTGCCATGGTAATTATTGATGCGGTCTCGCGCCTGGTACCTGGTGTGTTGGGGAGCGAGGAATCTGCCATCAATGATTCCTTTGCCGATGGCCTCCTGGAGTACCCCCAGTACACACGACCCTCTGAGTTCAGAGGACTGGAGGTGCCCAAGGTGCTTTTGTCCGGCAATCATCAGGAGATAGAAATGTGGCGCCGGCACAAATCACTGGAAGCAACCGCCTTGTTACGCCCCGATCTGCTGCAGAGCGCAAAGTTGACCAATGGGGACCGGAAATATCTTGAGAAATCGTCCAAGGATGCCCGGTAG
- a CDS encoding RNA methyltransferase: MEAYSPTAPNVSIALLHYPVYNKNHDVVATAVTNLDLHDIARSARTFGLYRYFVITPVAEQRSLSERIRAHWLEGYGAAYNPKRKAALELIEVIDSLQTALAQLEKKFGKPVKVIVTGAQGRDNSIDCSRLAQLLQNRGQPYLLLFGTGWGMTEEVFGQADYVLGPIKGPGDYNHLAVRSAAAIILDRLFGNR, from the coding sequence GTGGAGGCATACAGCCCGACAGCTCCTAACGTTAGCATAGCCCTGCTCCACTACCCGGTCTATAACAAGAACCATGATGTGGTGGCGACGGCCGTAACTAATCTGGACCTGCACGATATTGCCCGTTCCGCCAGGACCTTCGGTCTTTACCGATATTTTGTCATTACGCCGGTGGCAGAACAGCGCAGCCTGTCGGAGCGGATCAGAGCTCACTGGCTGGAAGGTTACGGAGCTGCCTATAATCCGAAGCGAAAGGCGGCCCTTGAACTCATAGAAGTAATCGATTCCCTGCAGACGGCCCTTGCCCAGTTGGAAAAGAAGTTCGGCAAGCCGGTAAAGGTTATCGTTACCGGTGCCCAGGGACGTGACAACAGCATTGATTGTTCCCGGCTTGCCCAACTCCTGCAGAACCGGGGTCAGCCCTATCTGTTGTTGTTTGGTACCGGCTGGGGCATGACGGAAGAGGTTTTCGGACAGGCCGATTACGTGCTTGGTCCCATCAAGGGGCCTGGAGATTACAATCACCTTGCAGTTCGCTCAGCGGCGGCGATTATTCTGGATAGATTGTTCGGCAACAGATGA
- the rimM gene encoding ribosome maturation factor RimM (Essential for efficient processing of 16S rRNA), with the protein MSSGNQTFLIGKVSATHGVRGQLRITSFSGDMDSFMALRSVMIKKPGGGMETLAVAEAKAHGKKIILSLKGYTDINDVLHLVGREIYVLRDQLPLLSDGEYYWCDLLGLQVMTEDGDILGELVDIISTGSNDVYVVHGGGDKEILIPALDDVVLDVDTVAGRMTVSLPEGLLDL; encoded by the coding sequence ATGTCCAGCGGTAACCAAACATTTCTGATCGGCAAAGTCTCGGCAACCCATGGGGTCAGGGGGCAGTTACGAATAACTTCCTTCTCCGGCGACATGGACAGCTTCATGGCCTTGCGATCGGTTATGATCAAAAAACCTGGTGGAGGGATGGAAACCCTTGCCGTTGCCGAAGCAAAGGCACATGGCAAAAAGATCATCCTCAGTCTCAAGGGCTACACCGATATAAACGATGTGCTTCACCTGGTGGGGCGTGAAATATACGTCCTGCGTGACCAGTTGCCGTTACTCTCCGACGGTGAGTATTACTGGTGCGATTTGTTGGGGCTGCAGGTAATGACCGAGGACGGAGATATCCTCGGTGAACTGGTGGATATCATCAGTACCGGCAGCAATGATGTCTATGTGGTTCATGGCGGCGGGGACAAGGAAATACTAATTCCCGCCCTTGACGACGTTGTGCTTGATGTTGATACTGTTGCCGGGCGTATGACAGTCAGCCTCCCGGAGGGGCTGCTCGATCTATGA
- a CDS encoding DUF3343 domain-containing protein: MVQDGDYVAVFNSIHRVMKAEKILKQRKMAILLIPVPRALQSDCGLAIRYQSALRQEVEAVLSEEGLLPAELYAKQKGQFVRVLE; the protein is encoded by the coding sequence ATGGTTCAGGACGGTGATTATGTCGCGGTTTTCAACTCCATTCATCGAGTCATGAAAGCCGAAAAGATATTGAAGCAGAGGAAGATGGCCATTCTGCTGATTCCTGTGCCAAGGGCGCTACAGTCCGATTGCGGACTGGCAATCAGATACCAATCGGCTCTGCGCCAAGAGGTCGAAGCAGTTCTTTCCGAAGAAGGGCTCCTTCCGGCAGAGCTGTATGCGAAGCAAAAGGGTCAGTTTGTCAGAGTGCTGGAGTAA
- a CDS encoding KH domain-containing protein, which produces MKELVETIAKALVDDPSQVRATEEMEEETTVIKLTVAKEDMGRIIGKEGRTAKAIRTLLNAVSTKDNKKAVLKIVE; this is translated from the coding sequence ATGAAAGAGCTCGTAGAAACCATCGCTAAAGCACTTGTTGATGACCCCAGTCAGGTAAGAGCAACCGAGGAGATGGAAGAAGAGACTACCGTTATAAAGCTGACCGTGGCCAAGGAAGACATGGGCAGGATTATCGGTAAGGAGGGACGCACGGCGAAGGCCATTCGCACCCTGCTCAATGCCGTTTCGACAAAGGATAACAAGAAGGCGGTCCTCAAGATAGTAGAGTGA
- a CDS encoding tRNA1(Val) (adenine(37)-N6)-methyltransferase produces MDEITIDELRGDGLKIAQPLNGYRFSLDPILLSNFARLREGGRIADLGTGCGIIPLLLAKQNKSATIVGIDFQEHMAALARHNVILNGYDDRVSILTEDIASLKGHFPVSSFDLVVSNPPYRKPGTGRVSPKAGRDKARHETTATLADFMSMAKYLVKPAGRICFIYHVSRLVELFAEAVALKLAPLRLRMIHDNALSEAGMFMVELAKGRGGDMIIDPPLLVRDAHGGYSPEMSMLLGIQPVGDNRQKQGKGGVNAEW; encoded by the coding sequence GTGGATGAAATAACCATCGATGAGCTCCGCGGCGACGGTCTGAAAATAGCCCAACCATTGAACGGCTATCGTTTTTCCCTTGACCCCATACTGCTCAGCAACTTTGCCCGTCTGAGGGAAGGGGGCAGGATTGCCGATTTGGGGACAGGCTGTGGCATTATTCCATTGCTGTTGGCAAAGCAGAATAAAAGCGCCACCATTGTCGGTATTGACTTCCAGGAACACATGGCTGCGCTGGCACGACATAATGTAATCCTCAATGGCTATGATGACAGGGTTTCCATCCTTACAGAAGATATAGCCAGCTTGAAGGGACATTTTCCCGTATCATCCTTCGACCTGGTAGTGTCAAATCCCCCCTACCGCAAGCCTGGTACTGGTCGTGTAAGCCCTAAAGCAGGGAGGGACAAAGCACGGCATGAAACTACCGCAACTCTTGCCGATTTCATGTCCATGGCCAAATATCTGGTCAAGCCAGCTGGCAGAATTTGCTTCATTTATCATGTATCCCGATTGGTAGAGCTTTTTGCCGAGGCTGTTGCCCTGAAACTTGCTCCGCTTCGCTTGCGAATGATCCATGACAATGCCCTGTCAGAGGCCGGAATGTTCATGGTCGAACTCGCCAAAGGACGAGGGGGAGATATGATCATAGATCCTCCGCTGCTGGTTCGCGATGCACATGGTGGTTACAGTCCTGAAATGAGTATGCTGCTGGGAATCCAGCCTGTCGGGGATAACCGGCAAAAGCAGGGGAAGGGAGGGGTGAATGCTGAATGGTAA
- the yedF gene encoding sulfurtransferase-like selenium metabolism protein YedF: MKTIDCRNMACPQPVVTVKRALEESPGESLTVLVDGGAPRENVSRFAANRGLMVAEAPVEGGYSLVLSGNGIFPEVGKTNAPVGEGKSIMLVGSDRLGDGPEELGRLLMKNFMITLLDVTELPDRIFFINTGVLLTTAGSEIVEVLEKLENQGCEVFSCGVCLDFFHCKDKLVAGSVTNMFTIAESMLKARSVIRL; encoded by the coding sequence TTGAAAACGATTGATTGCAGGAATATGGCGTGTCCTCAGCCGGTTGTGACGGTAAAGCGGGCGTTGGAAGAAAGCCCGGGCGAGTCGCTGACAGTGCTTGTGGATGGCGGCGCCCCTCGGGAAAACGTCTCGCGCTTTGCAGCGAACAGGGGGCTTATGGTGGCGGAAGCCCCTGTTGAAGGTGGATATTCCCTCGTTTTATCTGGCAATGGGATTTTCCCGGAGGTGGGTAAGACGAATGCTCCGGTGGGAGAGGGTAAATCAATAATGCTGGTGGGTTCCGACCGTCTTGGAGATGGGCCTGAGGAGTTGGGACGACTCCTGATGAAAAATTTCATGATTACGCTGCTTGATGTGACAGAACTTCCCGACAGGATCTTTTTCATTAATACCGGTGTTCTTTTGACCACTGCGGGTTCCGAGATCGTCGAGGTCCTGGAAAAGTTGGAAAATCAGGGCTGCGAAGTGTTTTCCTGCGGCGTATGCCTCGATTTTTTCCACTGCAAGGACAAGCTGGTTGCCGGTTCAGTGACCAATATGTTTACCATTGCCGAAAGCATGCTGAAGGCTCGATCGGTAATCCGCCTGTGA